A section of the Engystomops pustulosus chromosome 3, aEngPut4.maternal, whole genome shotgun sequence genome encodes:
- the MORN2 gene encoding MORN repeat-containing protein 2, which yields MENVSCGVSELIQISFVFPNGDTYEGECRRSATGALERSGIGVNRSPHGVTYTGSWKNDRMYGLGKLEHPSGAVYEGEFIDNKFHGRGTYTFPNGAQYIGNFTENKMIGEGEYVDANGLHWKGAFHDKAAPGLKLRLKM from the exons ATGGAAAATGTATCATGCG gcGTTTCTGAACTTATTCAGATTTCATTTGTGTTCCCAAATGGAGACACTTATg AGGGAGAATGCAGAAGATCAGCTACAGGAGCACTGGAGAGGAGTGGAATTGGAGTAAACCGGAGTCCACATGGTGTAACCTACACTGGCTCATGGAAAAATGACAGG ATGTATGGACTTGGAAAACTTGAGCATCCAtcaggagcagtgtatgagggggaaTTTATTGACAACAAGTTTCATGGAAGAGGTACTTACACGTTTCCAAATGGAGCTCAGTACATTGGGAACTTTACAGAGAACAA GATGATTGGAGAAGGTGAATACGTGGATGCCAATGGGCTACACTGGAAAGGAGCATTTCATGATAAAGCAGCTCCCGGCCTGAAATTAAGGTTGAAAATGTAA